One region of uncultured Sulfurimonas sp. genomic DNA includes:
- a CDS encoding response regulator transcription factor, translated as MKKIILFTKMTSIKKHWQNALFGKYLSVSIDNFDVLTNYLENMDENIILMLDELSVTDIDESLLIIQSYHNITTLVFNSLPEVHHASTLLTKGIRGYENSYINKDNLLRMLQAIENGNRWLFSDLTNFVINKYVQTIDKSEPDFLHLLTQKEKDIALMIADGYSNKDIAQEQKIALSTVKGHVCHIFEKAGVSDRISLALLFR; from the coding sequence ATGAAAAAAATTATTTTATTTACTAAGATGACTTCTATAAAAAAGCATTGGCAAAATGCTTTGTTTGGAAAGTACTTGAGTGTATCTATAGATAATTTTGATGTACTTACCAACTACTTAGAAAACATGGATGAAAATATCATTTTAATGCTAGATGAATTAAGCGTTACAGATATAGATGAATCTCTTTTGATTATACAGTCTTACCACAATATAACTACCTTAGTTTTCAACTCTTTACCTGAAGTTCACCATGCTTCTACTCTTTTAACAAAGGGTATAAGAGGTTATGAAAACTCTTATATCAACAAAGACAATCTTCTTAGAATGTTACAAGCCATAGAAAATGGAAATCGTTGGTTATTTTCAGATTTAACCAATTTTGTAATAAACAAATACGTACAAACCATAGACAAAAGCGAACCAGACTTTTTGCATCTACTTACTCAAAAGGAAAAAGACATAGCTCTGATGATAGCAGATGGTTACTCTAACAAAGATATAGCACAAGAACAAAAGATAGCTTTATCAACCGTTAAAGGTCATGTATGTCATATCTTTGAAAAAGCTGGCGTGTCTGACAGAATTTCTTTAGCCTTACTTTTTAGATAA
- a CDS encoding HlyD family type I secretion periplasmic adaptor subunit, translating to MSLEDKFVDYSYEKNDIKNCNIKSEDDLEYMDSISSAMLMQNNLKTKLLLWIGMFVIIWLIAWAYNAKIDALTRGQGKVIPSNKIQIIQNLEGGIVSEILVKEGSIVKKNDILIKIDDTSFASMFIESQLRYNELQAKTIRLLAESTGGEFIVSQKIREASPELIKHEYSLYKTNLEQLNNNIMIYKRRLEQKRNELKEAQAKLLQLTTNYELISKEVSLNKPLVKKGIVSEVEYLQLQRQQSTIQGEMGAIELSIPRLISVLEEQKDNIREVELEFHNAAKEAYNEAKAEMSRIQRTNIAREDKVQRTFVRSPVNGTIKQLLVNTVGGVVKPGMDIIEIVPTQDNLLVEAKIRPADIAFLFPGQRAIVKFSAYDFAIYGSLQGTLTHISADTIIDEIDKQNYYLVKIKTDKTYLGNEENKLHVMVGMTADVDIITGKKTVLDYILKPILRARENVLSER from the coding sequence ATGAGTTTAGAAGATAAATTTGTAGATTATTCTTACGAAAAAAACGATATTAAAAATTGTAATATCAAAAGTGAAGATGATTTAGAATACATGGACTCCATTAGTTCTGCAATGCTTATGCAGAACAATCTAAAAACAAAACTTCTTCTTTGGATAGGTATGTTTGTTATTATTTGGCTAATAGCTTGGGCGTACAATGCAAAAATAGATGCCCTAACACGTGGTCAAGGTAAGGTAATACCATCAAATAAAATACAAATCATCCAAAATCTTGAGGGTGGTATTGTAAGCGAAATTCTTGTAAAAGAGGGTTCTATTGTTAAAAAGAACGATATTCTTATAAAGATTGATGATACAAGTTTTGCAAGTATGTTTATAGAATCTCAACTTAGATATAACGAGCTTCAAGCAAAAACTATTCGTCTTTTGGCTGAATCTACTGGTGGAGAATTTATAGTTTCACAAAAAATTCGAGAAGCATCTCCAGAACTTATTAAACATGAATACTCACTTTACAAAACAAACTTAGAACAGTTAAACAACAATATCATGATTTACAAACGCCGTTTAGAGCAAAAAAGAAATGAACTAAAAGAGGCTCAAGCAAAACTTCTCCAACTTACAACTAATTATGAGCTTATATCAAAAGAAGTCTCTTTAAATAAACCTCTTGTTAAAAAAGGTATAGTTTCAGAAGTTGAGTATTTACAACTTCAAAGACAACAAAGCACTATTCAAGGCGAGATGGGTGCTATTGAACTTTCTATTCCTAGGCTTATATCTGTCTTAGAGGAACAAAAAGACAACATTAGAGAAGTTGAACTAGAATTTCACAATGCTGCAAAAGAAGCTTACAACGAAGCAAAAGCTGAAATGTCAAGAATACAAAGAACAAATATTGCTAGAGAAGATAAAGTTCAAAGAACTTTTGTACGCTCTCCTGTAAATGGAACTATTAAACAATTATTGGTAAATACTGTAGGTGGTGTTGTAAAACCTGGTATGGACATAATAGAAATCGTTCCAACACAAGACAACTTACTTGTAGAAGCAAAAATCAGACCTGCTGATATAGCATTTTTATTTCCTGGACAAAGAGCCATAGTAAAATTTTCTGCTTATGATTTTGCTATTTATGGTTCACTTCAAGGTACTTTGACACATATTAGTGCTGATACTATCATTGATGAGATTGACAAACAAAACTACTATCTAGTTAAAATCAAAACAGATAAAACTTACTTAGGAAATGAAGAAAACAAGTTACACGTTATGGTTGGTATGACTGCGGATGTAGATATCATAACTGGTAAAAAAACAGTCCTTGATTATATTTTAAAACCTATATTACGTGCAAGAGAAAATGTACTAAGCGAGAGGTAA
- a CDS encoding type I secretion system permease/ATPase, with amino-acid sequence MSSSNRGFKDPILECLVIFTKLYNRPFSAEALVADLPVEPGRSIPKLFSLDSKVANSAFSRAAQRAGFSSKLVNYSFKDISPLLLPVILILKGDKNGEKACILTEISPDKKHAKIILPELDGGENWISSEALEEEYINFAYLIKPDHSYKDAHKRILKHEKRHWFWGTLAYSRGVYSDVIIASFLINIFVMASPIFTLNIYDRVVPNNAIDTMWVFATGIIVIYIFDMVLKFLRSYFLENAAKKSDVIMSSIIFERVLNLKISAKPTSVGSFASNLKDFDSIRGFFTASSIAAIIDLPFSIIFLLIVYIIGDWLVAIPMVSGLIIIIYSMIVEKPMRRSVESTYQASALKNAVLIESLSALETIKALGISGQSQWKWEEASGGVAQKGLKSKILSNSISTFVNFIVQMNTVAIIIGGVYAIGEKSLSMGGLIAVVMLSSRMLAPLGQVASLIANLQQTKTAYDAIDGIMNLEVEREDAKKFVQRPSFTGKIEFQHVSLIYPNTEKKVLDDVSFTIHPGESVGIIGTNGSGKTTIEKLILGLYDPTEGSILIDGIDIKQIDPADLRENISYVPQDVVLFKGTLKDNIILRAPDANDEEILRVSKLSGLEDFVNIHPMGFDMPVGERGDGLSGGQKQSISIARAFIHSAPIVLLDEPTNSMDSTHESYFIRAMKYYKKNKTMILISHKNNLLPLTDRLILLAQGKIVLDDTRANVIQQLSKPKKVVTA; translated from the coding sequence ATGTCGTCATCAAATAGAGGATTTAAAGACCCTATTTTAGAGTGCTTGGTAATTTTTACCAAGCTCTACAATAGACCGTTTAGTGCAGAAGCTTTAGTTGCAGATCTCCCTGTTGAGCCTGGAAGGTCAATACCGAAACTTTTTTCTCTTGATTCTAAGGTAGCAAATTCAGCTTTTTCTCGAGCAGCTCAGCGTGCTGGATTTAGCTCTAAGTTAGTAAATTACTCATTTAAAGATATATCCCCACTTCTTTTGCCTGTAATATTAATTTTAAAAGGTGATAAAAACGGCGAAAAAGCTTGTATTTTAACTGAAATAAGTCCAGATAAAAAACATGCCAAGATTATACTTCCAGAACTTGATGGTGGTGAAAACTGGATTAGTAGTGAAGCTCTTGAAGAAGAGTACATCAACTTTGCATATTTGATTAAACCAGACCATAGCTACAAAGATGCACATAAAAGAATACTAAAACATGAAAAGCGTCATTGGTTTTGGGGGACATTAGCTTATTCAAGAGGTGTTTATTCTGATGTAATTATTGCTTCATTTTTGATAAATATATTTGTTATGGCAAGTCCAATATTTACACTTAATATTTATGATAGAGTTGTACCAAATAACGCTATAGACACCATGTGGGTATTTGCCACAGGTATTATAGTTATTTACATTTTTGATATGGTATTAAAATTTCTACGTTCTTACTTCTTAGAAAATGCGGCTAAAAAGAGTGATGTTATTATGTCCTCTATTATATTTGAAAGAGTTTTAAATCTTAAAATCTCTGCTAAACCAACTTCTGTTGGTTCATTTGCAAGTAATCTAAAAGATTTTGATTCTATTCGTGGTTTTTTCACAGCTTCGTCTATTGCCGCTATTATTGACTTACCTTTTAGTATTATATTTTTACTTATTGTTTATATTATTGGAGATTGGCTTGTAGCCATACCTATGGTTAGTGGACTTATAATCATTATATATAGTATGATAGTTGAAAAACCTATGAGACGTTCAGTAGAGAGTACTTACCAAGCATCTGCGCTTAAAAATGCAGTGCTTATCGAGTCATTGTCTGCTTTAGAAACTATTAAAGCTTTAGGTATTAGTGGTCAGTCTCAATGGAAATGGGAAGAAGCATCTGGTGGAGTTGCTCAAAAAGGATTAAAGTCTAAAATCCTATCAAACTCTATATCAACTTTTGTAAACTTCATAGTTCAGATGAATACTGTTGCTATTATTATTGGTGGAGTATATGCTATTGGAGAAAAATCACTTAGTATGGGTGGTCTAATAGCTGTTGTAATGCTCTCTTCAAGAATGTTAGCTCCACTAGGTCAAGTAGCATCTCTTATAGCAAACTTACAACAAACTAAAACAGCTTATGATGCAATAGATGGAATTATGAATCTTGAAGTTGAACGTGAAGATGCAAAGAAATTTGTTCAACGACCTTCATTTACAGGTAAGATAGAGTTTCAACATGTAAGTTTAATTTATCCAAATACAGAAAAAAAAGTTTTAGATGATGTAAGTTTTACTATACATCCAGGTGAATCTGTTGGTATTATAGGTACAAATGGTTCTGGAAAAACTACTATAGAAAAGCTTATTTTAGGACTTTATGATCCTACTGAGGGTTCTATTCTCATCGATGGTATCGACATAAAACAGATAGATCCAGCAGATTTAAGAGAAAACATATCTTATGTACCTCAAGATGTAGTTTTATTTAAGGGTACTCTAAAAGACAATATTATTCTTCGTGCTCCAGATGCAAATGATGAAGAGATACTTCGTGTTTCTAAACTAAGTGGATTAGAAGATTTTGTAAATATCCATCCTATGGGTTTTGATATGCCTGTTGGAGAGAGGGGAGATGGTCTATCTGGTGGTCAAAAACAGTCTATTTCCATAGCTAGAGCATTTATACATTCAGCTCCTATAGTTTTACTAGATGAGCCTACAAACTCCATGGATAGTACGCATGAGAGTTATTTTATAAGAGCTATGAAATATTACAAAAAAAACAAAACTATGATTCTTATATCTCATAAAAACAACTTACTTCCACTTACTGATAGATTGATACTATTAGCTCAAGGAAAAATTGTTTTAGATGACACAAGAGCAAATGTAATACAACAACTTAGTAAACCTAAAAAGGTAGTTACAGCATGA
- a CDS encoding TolC family outer membrane protein, whose protein sequence is MKHLPLISLSLLPALLSAMTMTEAVQSVIETHPQIQIKKESVNFNKERLTQVRAGYLPSIDLSYSIGPEVTKTPANEREETKMTRQEASALLTQNVFAGLDTMYGMKQQKALVLSASSTVVESANNLALEATTAYLDVLKTLELYDIAKENVSVHDKYLKQIKEKVDAGIARNSDYEQTLSRYESAKAAEYLAEQNYLIAAYSFERILPGVDPKELEKPVAGAIPAATLDELVDLAIKNNPTVVVSNNDIEAAKAAVKRANAPYYPSADLVAKAYWNDSVHGVGYNQANDQYDFESEDSGYSGMLVLNYNLFNGLADSANKQANQHILLQQNATLADAKLFIKANTKIAWTTYEMTQKQLVYIEKNIKASAQTVSDYQQENELGRRSIIDLLNIELEYSNAKNRKVNATYENLTAYYGILSHTGKMLEEMNVVIK, encoded by the coding sequence ATGAAACATTTACCATTAATATCGTTGAGCTTGCTGCCTGCACTTTTGAGTGCGATGACTATGACTGAAGCTGTGCAAAGTGTTATAGAGACGCATCCACAAATTCAGATTAAAAAAGAATCGGTTAATTTCAACAAGGAAAGATTAACGCAAGTTAGAGCTGGTTATTTACCTTCTATCGATCTTTCTTACTCAATTGGGCCTGAAGTAACAAAAACTCCTGCCAATGAGAGAGAAGAAACTAAAATGACTAGACAAGAGGCTTCAGCTTTACTAACACAAAATGTATTCGCTGGTCTTGATACTATGTATGGTATGAAACAACAAAAAGCTTTAGTGTTATCTGCTAGTTCTACTGTGGTTGAGAGTGCTAACAATTTGGCGCTTGAAGCAACTACTGCGTACCTAGATGTACTAAAAACTCTTGAACTTTACGATATTGCTAAAGAAAATGTATCAGTACACGATAAATATCTTAAGCAAATTAAAGAAAAAGTAGATGCAGGTATAGCTAGAAATTCTGACTATGAGCAAACATTATCTCGTTATGAGAGTGCTAAAGCTGCAGAATATTTAGCTGAACAAAACTACCTTATAGCTGCTTATAGTTTTGAGCGTATTTTACCTGGTGTAGATCCTAAAGAACTTGAAAAACCTGTTGCAGGAGCTATTCCAGCAGCAACTTTAGATGAGTTAGTTGATCTTGCTATAAAAAACAATCCAACTGTAGTTGTTTCTAACAACGATATAGAAGCTGCAAAAGCTGCGGTTAAACGTGCTAATGCACCATATTATCCATCAGCTGATTTAGTAGCTAAAGCTTATTGGAATGATAGTGTTCATGGAGTTGGATACAATCAAGCAAATGATCAATATGATTTTGAAAGTGAAGATTCTGGATATAGTGGGATGTTAGTTCTTAACTATAACCTTTTCAATGGTTTAGCAGATTCTGCAAATAAACAAGCAAATCAACACATTTTGCTTCAACAAAATGCAACACTTGCAGATGCAAAACTTTTCATAAAAGCAAATACGAAAATTGCTTGGACAACATATGAAATGACTCAAAAACAGTTAGTTTATATAGAAAAAAATATCAAAGCAAGTGCTCAAACAGTTTCTGATTATCAACAAGAAAATGAGTTAGGTAGAAGAAGTATCATTGACCTTTTAAATATCGAGTTAGAATATAGTAATGCAAAAAATCGTAAAGTTAATGCAACTTATGAAAACTTAACTGCTTATTATGGAATTTTATCTCATACTGGTAAAATGTTAGAAGAAATGAATGTCGTCATCAAATAG
- a CDS encoding YbgC/FadM family acyl-CoA thioesterase: MKIRVYYEDTDMGGVVYHSNYLNFCERARSEAFFKKGMTPVLPNGHFVARKLEADYISSAKLGDELEIITELVQMKAASFVLCQTIYKDSKKIFGLSITLAYITFEAKPQKIDAETKELILSLFDI; this comes from the coding sequence ATGAAAATACGAGTTTATTACGAAGATACAGATATGGGTGGGGTGGTTTATCACTCTAATTACTTAAACTTTTGTGAAAGAGCTAGGAGTGAAGCTTTTTTTAAAAAAGGTATGACGCCTGTTTTGCCAAATGGTCATTTTGTTGCTAGAAAATTAGAAGCGGATTATATTTCAAGTGCTAAGCTTGGTGATGAGTTAGAAATTATTACGGAACTTGTTCAGATGAAAGCTGCATCTTTTGTTCTTTGTCAAACCATATATAAAGACTCTAAAAAAATATTTGGATTGTCTATAACATTAGCATATATAACTTTTGAAGCAAAACCTCAAAAGATAGATGCAGAGACAAAAGAGCTTATTTTATCACTCTTCGATATATGA